Proteins from a single region of Nomia melanderi isolate GNS246 chromosome 9, iyNomMela1, whole genome shotgun sequence:
- the LOC116432481 gene encoding tubulin beta-1 chain has product MREIVHIQAGQCGNQIGAKFWEIISDEHGIDPTGTYHGDSDLQLERINVYYNEASGGKYVPRAILVDLEPGTMDSVRSGPFGQIFRPDNFVFGQSGAGNNWAKGHYTEGAELVDSVLDVVRKEAESCDCLQGFQLTHSLGGGTGSGMGTLLISKIREEYPDRIMNTYSVVPSPKVSDTVVEPYNATLSVHQLVENTDETYCIDNEALYDICFRTLKLSTPTYGDLNHLVSLTMSGVTTCLRFPGQLNADLRKLAVNMVPFPRLHFFMPGFAPLTSRGSQQYRALSVPELTQQMFDAKNMMAACDPRHGRYLTVAAIFRGRMSMKEVDEQMLNIQNKNSSYFVEWIPNNVKTAVCDIPPRGLKMSATFIGNSTAIQELFKRISEQFTAMFRRKAFLHWYTGEGMDEMEFTEAESNMNDLVSEYQQYQEATADEDAEFDEEQEAEVDEN; this is encoded by the coding sequence TTTTGGGAAATCATCAGCGACGAGCATGGCATCGACCCGACTGGCACCTATCACGGCGACTCCGATCTTCAGTTGGAACGCATCAACGTCTACTACAATGAAGCGTCCGGCGGCAAATACGTGCCCCGCGCCATTCTCGTCGACTTGGAGCCAGGAACCATGGACTCTGTTCGCTCGGGACCCTTCGGACAAATCTTCAGACCCGACAACTTCGTGTTCGGGCAATCCGGCGCCGGCAACAACTGGGCCAAGGGTCATTATACCGAGGGCGCCGAGTTGGTCGACTCGGTCCTCGACGTTGTCAGGAAGGAGGCCGAGAGCTGCGACTGCCTGCAAGGCTTCCAGCTGACTCACTCCCTCGGCGGTGGTACCGGATCCGGCATGGGTACCCTGCTCATCTCTAAAATCCGCGAAGAATATCCCGACAGGATCATGAACACATACTCGGTCGTACCGTCCCCGAAAGTCTCCGACACCGTCGTGGAACCGTACAACGCGACCCTCTCCGTTCACCAGCTCGTCGAGAACACCGACGAAACCTACTGTATCGACAACGAGGCCCTCTACGACATTTGCTTCCGCACTCTGAAACTGTCCACGCCCACCTACGGTGACCTGAACCATCTCGTCTCTCTCACAATGTCCGGTGTCACGACTTGCCTGAGGTTCCCCGGCCAGCTGAACGCTGACCTGAGGAAACTCGCCGTAAACATGGTTCCGTTCCCGCGTCTCCACTTCTTCATGCCAGGTTTCGCTCCACTCACCTCCCGCGGCAGCCAACAGTACAGAGCTCTTTCGGTGCCCGAGCTCACCCAGCAAATGTTCGACGCGAAGAACATGATGGCCGCCTGCGACCCCCGACACGGAAGGTACCTCACCGTAGCCGCCATCTTCCGTGGCAGAATGTCCATGAAGGAGGTCGACGAACAGATGCTGAACATCCAGAACAAGAACAGCTCGTACTTCGTCGAATGGATCCCGAACAACGTCAAGACTGCCGTCTGCGACATTCCACCCCGCGGCCTGAAGATGTCCGCCACCTTCATCGGCAACTCCACGGCCATCCAGGAACTGTTCAAGAGAATCTCCGAGCAATTCACCGCCATGTTCAGGAGAAAGGCTTTCCTCCATTGGTACACCGGCGAGGGCATGGACGAGATGGAGTTCACCGAGGCCGAGTCCAACATGAACGATCTGGTCTCCGAATACCAACAATACCAGGAAGCCACCGCGGACGAGGACGCAGAGTTCGACGAGGAGCAGGAGGCCGAGGTCGACGAGAACTAA